A stretch of the Gracilinanus agilis isolate LMUSP501 chromosome 4, AgileGrace, whole genome shotgun sequence genome encodes the following:
- the PHB gene encoding prohibitin: MAAKLFEAVGKFGLGLAVVGGVVNSALYNVDAGHRAVIFDRFRGVQDIVVGEGTHFLIPWVQKPIIFDCRSRPRNVPVITGSKDLQNVNITLRILFRPVANQLPRIFTSIGEDYDERVLPSITTEILKSVVARFDAGELITQRELVSRQVSEDLTERAATFGLILDDVSLTHLTFGKEFTEAVEAKQVAQQEAERARFVVEKAEQQKKAAIISAEGDSKAAELIANSLATAGDGLIELRKLEAAEDIAYQLSRSRNITYLPAGQSVLLQLPQ; the protein is encoded by the exons ATGGCTGCTAAACTGTTTGAAGCTGTTGGCAAATTTGGCTTGGGCTTAGCTGTTGTAGGAGGAGTTGTCAACTCTGCCTTATATAATG tGGATGCTGGCCACAGAGCTGTCATCTTTGATAGGTTCCGTGGAGTCCAAGACATTGTTGTAGGAGAAGGGACTCATTTTCTTATCCCCTGGGTACAGAAACCAATTATTTTTGACTGCCGTTCCCGGCCACGAAATGTCCCAGTAATCACTGGTAGCAAGG ATTTACAGAATGTCAATATCACTCTTCGTATTCTCTTCCGACCTGTTGCCAATCAGCTACCCCGAATCTTCACCAGCATTGGCGAGGACTATGATGAGCGAGTGCTGCCATCCATAACCACTGAGATCCTCAAGTCAGTGGTA GCTCGATTTGATGCTGGAGAATTGATCACTCAGAGAGAACTAGTCTCTAGGCAGGTGAGCGAAGACCTCACAGAGCGAGCAGCGACCTTTGGGCTCATCCTAGACGATGTTTCTTTG ACACATCTGACCTTTGGGAAGGAGTTCACAGAGGCAGTGGAAGCCAAACAGGTGGCTCAGCAGGAAGCAGAGAGGGCCAGATTTGTAGTGGAAAAG GCTGAGCAACAGAAGAAAGCAGCCATCATCTCAGCAGAGGGTGATTCCAAAGCTGCAGAGCTAATTGCCAATTCACTGGCCACTGCAGGAGATGGCTTAATAGAGCTTCGTAAGCTAGAAGCTGCAGAGGACATCGCTTACCAGCTTTCCCGCTCTCGGAACATCACCTATCTGCCTGCTGGACAGTCGGTGCTCCTCCAGCTGCCCCAGTGA